A segment of the Xylanivirga thermophila genome:
TATTTTGCTCTACTTCATAGTTAGTATTTTCTAAATTTTTCATAAGCTCATCTATATATTTCATTCTATTGTATGGCATATCTACTAGCTTATTATCTGGGATAACGCCTGCTTTAATTTTATTAGATAGATAACTATATCGTTCATTTTTTCTCTTAAGCAATTCTAATGTGTCCTTTATCGAAATATGCTCATTATTTAACTCCTTATCCATAGATTTTAAATACTCATCTCTTTTATCTAATTCTATTTTCTTTTCTCTTATATTGTCCTTCACTACATTTAACGGCTCCGTAAACTGTATAATGCCATCTTGATATTTTTTAAAAAAATCACCCTCCCTAATGTCATACTTATTCTTATCACTAGAAAACTTTTTATCTGCATATTTTAATTTATCATTAACCTTATCAAATTTAGGCCTAATTAAATTGATATCATTGGTCAATTCTTCAATTTCGCCTTCTCCGTATATTGGAAATATAAACTCTTCATCAACTATATACCTAGCCCCATGTATTTCATTCTTTAAGTCTTTCTCATATTCTCTTTGGGTTTTGCGGCATCTATTTATAATATCCTCAATGTAGGCCCTATCTTTTTGCTTTTTATTCAAGCGGTCTTTGATATCTTTCCTTTTAGTTTTCAAAACTTCTATTTCTATTTCTGATCCTTTCGGCACCGCATCTTTTACATCATCATATAGTTCATCTTTTGTTATATCGCTCATCATATTGCTTAATCTTTTTATTTTTTCATCTAAATCATCCATTTTACCTTGTTTGTCTTCTTTTTGTGCATTTAATCTTAGAAGTCCCGCCTTTTTTACATCTATTGCTTTTTCTATTTCATATAGATCATTTCTTATTTTAATTGTTTCTCTTTTCTTGTTAATATATTCCATAGCACTGTTTATTTTGTTATTAAGTATGTATTTTTCTACATCCAGGTTCTTCATCTCTTTGTTGATATTTTCTAATTTCTCATCTATTTTATCTATCCTACTTGTTTTGTTATTACTTGTATTCTTTATCTCAGATATCTTTTCTTCTACATCCTTAAACTGATTCTTCAACGGTGCAAAATATTCTACATACGGATATTTATCCAAAAAATCTGAAATATCTATATGTAAATTGTCATAATTGATAAATTCATTTTCCTTATCCTGCCTAATTTGAGTAGCTCTTTCAGCCTTTTTATCAAGTTCAAATTTGGTAGATTGAAAACCTACCTTAGCTATATTATCTGCCCAAATCAATGGATATACACAAAGATAATCATTCATTTTCCTATCTGTTTTTCTCAGTATATCCCGAGCATTGCTTTGAGATAATATTATAATTGGATAAGTAAGTTTATCCACATTATGCTCCAACTTATCCTTAAGTTTATACTGCTCATCATCTGCTATCACAACAGATGCAGCCCAATATGGGTATAAGTTATAATATTCCTGTTCACTTTTGCCCATGGCAGCAGCTGCCCGTTCAATAAACTCGGAGCCCGACTCCAAAAAAGCAAATTGATCTTTCCATTGGTTTATCCAGTTATACAATAACGGTTCTGCAGTAAAATAGTCATTGTCTTTATAATCATCTATAAATCTATAAAATATTCTCTCATCTATAATGGCCTTTTCTTTCTCTTTTCTAGCTTTTTCACTTATATTTTCCAAAGTGCTAGTTATATACCCTTGTTTTGTATATATACTATTTACATGTAATAAACTTGGAATCCACTCTTTTATCCTCAATAATAGTTCTCTTTCTTCGTTATTAATACTTTCTATCTTTTCTCGTATAGCAATTCTATCATTAGAAAGTAATTCTAATTCTTCTCTACTCTTTTTTAATGCAATCTTAATATTATCCTTTTCATCTTTTAATAAGTTTGATCTTTCTTGACATTCTACCAAATACCTTTCAATAAATCCGACTCTTTGCGACCATTTTGGATATTCATCCTCTATTCTTTCCATCTTGGGATTTGAAAGTATTGTGTTTTCTATTTTTCTCATAGACTCTTCATTCCTGGTATAATCTTGATCTAATCTGATTTGGTTTTCGTATAATCTATTACTTTCTTCTTCCAATTTATCTATTTCTCTTTTAATCTCTTTTAACTCATCTTCACATCGCATTTTTATACTTTGTAATATACCAATTTCCTCTTCCAGTTTTCTAAGCTGAAAATCAAAATAGGCCTTTATATTTGAAGAATTTAATTTTAGTTCTTGCTCTATCGCATATACTTCCTCGTCCTCTCCTAATTTATCGATTTGCTCCTCATATGAGTCAATTTCATCCTGTTTTCCCTTAATAATCTTCCTGTATCTGGCTATTCTCAAGTTTTGAAGCCTAGATTCCTTTGCATGCAACTCATCTCCAATGATTTCGCTTTTTTTAAGTATCTCTTTATACTTGAATTCAGATAATTCTAGTTTGCTTTTTAGTACTCCTAATTCGTATGAAGCATCCATCCTGCCTAACTCAATAAAATCATATTCACATTCCTTTTTCTTTTCTTTGTTTTCTTCTAGCTTTGCCTCCACTTCTTCACATTCATTGGATAGATATTGGTATATAGCTTTTCCATAAGATCTTTGAGAGTCAAAACTTTGCATTGATTCATGATATTTATTGTATTTATCTACATACTCTCTGATCTTGCTTTGAATCTTCTTACTTTCGTCAATACTTTCCTTGAGAAGATTATACTGTTTAAAATGACCCCTTTGCTCTTCAAATGTATCTGCAAACTCTTGAGAACCATTCCCGGACATAGCCTCTTCCACAACCGGAATTAAAAGCTTATTGACCAGATTTTCTGTCGTTTTGCATCCTTCAAAAAATTTATCTACTCCCCCTTCTTCCCCATTGATGATCCCTATTCTCCTCCACTCTTTAGATATTATTTTAAAATTTTCCTCAATATAGCTATTATATGCTTTTATGCTAGAAAACATCTTAGCATTTAGATATTTATTGCACATATATTGATAATACTCCCCCATTTCTTCCCTGCTTGCAGGCCTCTTACTTCCATCAACAGTTTCTTTTACAAATGGAACATTATCTATTGAATTTCTATCATCATATCCATATTCGTATACATACCTATATGAATCCAACTTCCCAGCATTTAAAAAAAGGGTGACACAGGTTAAGGCATACCTTCTAGGTCTTTCGTTGATAATCCATTCTATGCCTATATGACAAGGATTTCCGTCTAACGATAGAGTCTCTCTTATTTTCCTATCTCCAATATCTGAATGGGGAAGCATAGCTTGAAGGGCTATCTGTATAAAAGTGGTCTTCCCGCCCCCATTCTCCAATAAAATAACCCCGTTATAGCCATCAAATTCAAAAATTTCGTCATTATACCTTTTTTCTCCGTTATCATATACCGCATTGGTAAACCTTATTTTAGATATGGTTGGCATCTCTATCTTTTCCCCTTTCCCTTTCAAATCCATATATGAAATCCAGTATTCCCCTATTATGCTCATAATCCATATAATACCTTTGTATAATAACCTTTGCTTTTTCAGTAATCCCCATTTCATCATTCCCTATATCTATAACAATATCTTGATCCTCTAAAAATCTTTTAACCGTATTTAAAAAACTAAGCCTGCTATTAGTCCTGGCGTCCTGATTTTTTACATTCTCCCTCAAATCATCTATTGCATCCCATTTTTCCAATATTCCTATCCAGTTATATTCATATTCTTTTTCAAAGGCTTTTAATTCTTCTGCATCTATCTCACTTAAAGTTGCCATATGTGTATTTACCGCTTCAAGCCATTTGTACATGGGTAAAAAACTTCTAGTTGGTTCAACACTTTGATAGCTGTCATAAAATTCACCAAATAGAATTATTATTGTCACATACATCAGATATATATCCATATTTACAGCCTTTGATGGAAGATATCTCCTTTTTATCTCCTCATTGGATATATGAAATGGTGAAATAGTAGCTATGGGAACCATATAGATATATTCACCTGTTGAAATAATAGTACAATCTACTTCAGCAGCAAATTCATCCACTAACTCCCTAACCTTTTCATCGGTAATATATAATCTCAACTCATCACTATCCTCATGGCCCTTAAGCGCTAATCTAGAATAAATATTAAACGCTTCTATAACTTCTCTATCCTTAAATTCCATTACTCGTTTCCTCCAATTTTATGATCATATCCTTAATTTTAAACCTATTGTTTATCTCCAATTCACTATCCAATTCTACTACTTCAAATCTTTCGCACCTGCCAATTAAAAGCTTTGTCGCCTCCTTAAGCAACCCAACATGATTATCTTCATCTGCATCTATTAATATGGGAGATTTTTGATGTAAGATAATCCAAAAATCATAAAAAACCCTTTCAGCTAATATATCTTGATGATTTATTTTCATATAATCTATAACCTCTTTTAAGGTTGTTTGTTTTCCATCTTGCAATAAATTTAATAAACATTCCATTATCTTTTTAAAGTTATGCATTGTTATTTCCTTATACTCATTTAATATTGCCTCATCAACAGGCTGATAAAATCCCTCTACTTTTTGAACATCTTCATCCGCTCCTATCCTCTGCACATCAAAAACAGCAATTGGTGACCACGAGCTATACATGCCCAAACACATAAAAGGACTTATTAGTTGTCTTGAGGCCATAAGTGGCAATGGAATTGAGATAAATTTTTTAGTTATCTCTTCTTTAAAATTAAAGGCATCTAACCCCATAAAGTATAGGGATTCTCTTGCAGCTTCTAATGCAGTTGTCTTTAAACTTAAACTCTCTTTTAGCAAATTTCTATGTTCACTATGAACCTTATCTAGTTTTTTATCTATTTCTATAATCAATTGGTATGCCTTTTTATCTTTTTCATCTTTGATTTCGTATTTCATATTCTCTTTTGTATCCTTTACGAAACTCTGTAACTCATCAAATTCTTCATTTTCCCTTGTAAGCCTTATATTTATATCCTCTATAAGCTTGCTATATCTCCTGTAAGTTTTTTCCGATATAATATTTATGTTTACATCATGCTCAATCTTAGTCATTCTATCCCTCAGATTTTCTACCGATAACATCATCTCGTCTATCTGTCTTAATGCGCCTGTAAACTCTCCTTTTTCCAATTGTTTTCTGAGTAAAAGTTGATTTATAGATAGCTGAAATTCACTAAAATATTCTTTCGTAGCAAATATCAATTCTAATCCTTCTTCATCCAAAGTATAATATTGTGTATTAAATTTTGGATCAGATTTACTTGCCTTTAATATGGAATAATATGCGGTTTGTTCTTCCCCGGTCTCCCAATTATAAAATGTTTTAGAGTTTCTTTGACCACTCGGAGGACGAAAATTATCTATTAGTTTTCTGGCTAGCTTTCTAAATCCGTCAATATCCAGATCTATATTTCCATTATTCATTTCATAAAAAAACTCTGCTAATTCATTTATACCCGTTTCTTTATTCCTTATAATCATATTTTCAAAGAAAAATAAAAGCGCTATAAAGCCTAGACTAACACAATCAATAGGTTTACCACTATTATCCCGTTCTCTTTTGTTTTTTAATTCTAACAACGGCTCATAAATAGAAAGTCTAGATATTCTCTCTCCATAATTTTCTAATACATCACCTATTGCAACCCTCATTTTATTTCCCTCCATATCACCTGCAATTCTCTTTTATTTAATCCTTCTTGGGGATAATATCCGCCATTTTCCAATGTGCTTACAATTTTTCTTTTATCATATTCATTAAAATTCAGTAAAAAGCTATCTATTGCTTTTCTATTGGGTTTTTGATTTTCTTTACCATATGAACAAGTTTTTTTAAGCAAAGATTCATAGAAATCTGTCGCTAATTGCAATGGTTCTCTCTTATTCAGCTCATACCATATAGATATACCTTCAAAATCTAAATCTCCAAAATAATAAATTTTATTGGCCTGTCCCATAAGTCCAATCTGTCTTTCAAATACGCCTATACCACCTAACACTTTCCAACCAGACCCATAAGTTAAAGATGTAAAAGCTGTATTTTCTATATCTTCTAATAAAGCATAAAATGTAGCTCTATTTTCTACTATTAAATGAATATGCTCTCCCATCTCGGATATTTTATTTTTGTTTATAGCAAACATCAATGGGTCGTTAATTGGACTAATCTTCAATTTTTCCAATAGTCCTATCCGTTCTAAAAGCTCTTTACCTCCTTTTTCATCTATCCATTTTTCATCACCAGTTACCTCATAAGAACGTTCCGAGGATGTTACTTCTTCTTTAGGCAGCCCCTTACTTTGTAGATACGATTCAACCATCTTTATATATGGCAAATCCTCCTGCCACATTTCATCGCTTAGTGAAAAATATGCTTGGAGATTAATATTTTTGTTTGATTTTAATTGATAGGAAGCTATTTCATCAATGAGATCCTGTCTAAAATAGGATCTATTTATTCTATATGTATTGGCTAAAGGAATTTTCTTGTTATTAGTTCCATGACTCTTTATAGGAATTAATATCCCCATATCTTCTAACTCTTTCATATTATTAGCAAAATCCATATATTCAATATTTCCACATAGTGCATTCTCTATATCTATGAGGAATATTTTTTTCTTTTTATAATTTTTCAAAAGATTTAATATCATATTTTCCATAGAATCGCCCATTTCCATAATTCTTTTACAATATTATACCATATCCATTATACCAAAGGTATTATGGAATATTAATCTTTAATGATATAATATCATGGGGTGATAAGATTGTGTTATGTATATATATTAAAATGTGCCGACAATACTCTATACACTGGATGGACCAATGATTTGGATAAAAGACTTAATGCCCATTTAAGTGGCAGGGGCGCAAAATATACCCGCTGCAGGCTGCCTGTAGAATTGGTATATACCGAAGAATATGAAGATAAGAGATCAGCCCAAAAAAGGGAATATGAAATAAAACAGTTGACTAGAAAACAAAAATTACAGCTTATAGAACAAGTCAATCTAACTTAACTTGCCCTTATGGTCGTATTAAATCCACATCTATTATATGACCTTGTCTAGGTTTGCCCATAAAAAATACCACTAGGGCACCAGTGCCTCCATAGCTGCCAATTACCGGACCCATATGATTTATTATTACATCTTTAACGGTTATCTCCTTTAGTATAAGCCCTCTTAGCCTTTCAGCCTCTTCTAAGGCATCCCCATGGGAAATGGCTATTATCTGTTCTTCGGGAAATTCTATCTTTTTATGCACATAATCCACTATTTTATTTATTGCATTTTTCCTGCCCTTTGCCTTTAGAACAGGTACAATTTTTCCCTCAGTATTTACCGTAAGAATGGGTTTAATATTAAATACAGTGCCAACCATGGCTACCGTTGATGAGATTCTGCCTCCCCTTTTCAGATGACTAAGATCTTCAACAGTTATATAAGTGTTTAAATTCAGCTTGCTATTCTCAAGGTAATCGACCGTATCTTCAAAGCTGTGTCCATTCTCCTTCATCTCAATTGCCTTCATAACCATAAGACCCTGTCCCATTGATCCTGTCAATGAGTCGATAATGGTAATCCTTGCATCCAAATATTCGTCAAGCACCATTTGCCTGGCTATATGAGCAGTATTGTTGGTACCACTTAAAGCAGAGGATACAGAAATGTATATAATGTCATTCCCCTGCTCTCCTATACCCTTGAATATTTCATAAAATGCCTGTACATTGGGTTGAGAAGTACTTGGCATCTCACCTTTTCTCATGCCTTCATAAAAAACCTCATGGGATAGCGTTTCTCCAAAATCGTCCATGTATTCCTGACCTGCAAATCTACATATCAGGCTTACATATGGGATATTCTTTTCTTCTACATATGTTCTAGGCAAATCACTGCATGAATCGGTCATTATAATATAATTTTTCATCATATATTTCCTTTCAAAAGTACATTCTTTATAAGATATTATTCCGCATAAATTTAAGTGTATGTATTTTTAAAATTTTAGCAATAATATATACCCTTATCAGTTATTATTAAATCCACTTTTATATCATGTTGATGCATAGGAATATCATGTATTATTTGAAAATCATATGCAATAGCTACTTTAGGAATATCTCCTGGTAACTCTTCTAAAAACTTGTCATAGTATCCCCCACCATAGCCAATCCTCCCGCCTTTTCTATCAAATGCAAGGCCTGGTACAATTATAAGATCCATATCGTCCTTATTGGCTAAAACAGCATTCTCTCCAGGTTCTAATATGCCCATACAGCCTGGAGTCAATGAGTGTAATCCATCTATATAGCAGGCAACCATTCCCGATTTTTTATTTATTACTCTGGGTACACATATCTTTTTCCCATCTTTTAATGCCTGTCCTATTAAATTATGGGTATCCACCTCTTTTTTAAAGCTCACAAAAGTAAATATTACATTAGAATTATTGTAATATTTACTTTCCAATAAGCGCTTAAGTATTTCCCTATCCATATGGGATTTTTGCGCAAGAGAAATCTCCTCCCGCCTTTTTATCATTTCCTTACGGATAAAAACCTTGTCCATATAAATCCCCTTTTAGCAGTTATCTATTTTTTGCACCTATCCATTATATCTAATTATATCATCTGTGTTAACATATCTATAACATTTCCTCTTCGTTGTACTTTTCCCCTGTTTTTTGACTTATTCCATGATTATTCATATTTAGATTTATATTTCAATGTTTATCCACTTAACTTGATATG
Coding sequences within it:
- a CDS encoding coiled-coil domain-containing protein, whose product is MDLKGKGEKIEMPTISKIRFTNAVYDNGEKRYNDEIFEFDGYNGVILLENGGGKTTFIQIALQAMLPHSDIGDRKIRETLSLDGNPCHIGIEWIINERPRRYALTCVTLFLNAGKLDSYRYVYEYGYDDRNSIDNVPFVKETVDGSKRPASREEMGEYYQYMCNKYLNAKMFSSIKAYNSYIEENFKIISKEWRRIGIINGEEGGVDKFFEGCKTTENLVNKLLIPVVEEAMSGNGSQEFADTFEEQRGHFKQYNLLKESIDESKKIQSKIREYVDKYNKYHESMQSFDSQRSYGKAIYQYLSNECEEVEAKLEENKEKKKECEYDFIELGRMDASYELGVLKSKLELSEFKYKEILKKSEIIGDELHAKESRLQNLRIARYRKIIKGKQDEIDSYEEQIDKLGEDEEVYAIEQELKLNSSNIKAYFDFQLRKLEEEIGILQSIKMRCEDELKEIKREIDKLEEESNRLYENQIRLDQDYTRNEESMRKIENTILSNPKMERIEDEYPKWSQRVGFIERYLVECQERSNLLKDEKDNIKIALKKSREELELLSNDRIAIREKIESINNEERELLLRIKEWIPSLLHVNSIYTKQGYITSTLENISEKARKEKEKAIIDERIFYRFIDDYKDNDYFTAEPLLYNWINQWKDQFAFLESGSEFIERAAAAMGKSEQEYYNLYPYWAASVVIADDEQYKLKDKLEHNVDKLTYPIIILSQSNARDILRKTDRKMNDYLCVYPLIWADNIAKVGFQSTKFELDKKAERATQIRQDKENEFINYDNLHIDISDFLDKYPYVEYFAPLKNQFKDVEEKISEIKNTSNNKTSRIDKIDEKLENINKEMKNLDVEKYILNNKINSAMEYINKKRETIKIRNDLYEIEKAIDVKKAGLLRLNAQKEDKQGKMDDLDEKIKRLSNMMSDITKDELYDDVKDAVPKGSEIEIEVLKTKRKDIKDRLNKKQKDRAYIEDIINRCRKTQREYEKDLKNEIHGARYIVDEEFIFPIYGEGEIEELTNDINLIRPKFDKVNDKLKYADKKFSSDKNKYDIREGDFFKKYQDGIIQFTEPLNVVKDNIREKKIELDKRDEYLKSMDKELNNEHISIKDTLELLKRKNERYSYLSNKIKAGVIPDNKLVDMPYNRMKYIDELMKNLENTNYEVEQNKARVSKGRAEFQSFCENHISDPKLKNMAISGISNRENFEELVEWQKIMDKNIDKTIRILEEDMMQHDKEINQFISHLYSYLKNLAEELENISKKTRIKVDDNWKTIYTIDVPTWEDEIGKQKLRNYVNWLLKDIEDTRFKDELGNENIISIRKYIEEKFQGKELLRIVMGNERIKVKCRKVTNDGKINSMPISWEKSNRWSGGEKWSKNMTLFLGILNYLAEKSQDISSNQKRYRTVILDNPFGKASSDHVLDPVFFIAEQLGFQIIALTAHGEGKYIRDFFPVVYSCRLRPSKDNETQIFTKDKEIKYAFFKDKDPQVLARLGDVEQLSMF
- a CDS encoding DUF6063 family protein — protein: MEFKDREVIEAFNIYSRLALKGHEDSDELRLYITDEKVRELVDEFAAEVDCTIISTGEYIYMVPIATISPFHISNEEIKRRYLPSKAVNMDIYLMYVTIIILFGEFYDSYQSVEPTRSFLPMYKWLEAVNTHMATLSEIDAEELKAFEKEYEYNWIGILEKWDAIDDLRENVKNQDARTNSRLSFLNTVKRFLEDQDIVIDIGNDEMGITEKAKVIIQRYYMDYEHNRGILDFIYGFERERGKDRDANHI
- a CDS encoding replicative DNA helicase, which codes for MRVAIGDVLENYGERISRLSIYEPLLELKNKRERDNSGKPIDCVSLGFIALLFFFENMIIRNKETGINELAEFFYEMNNGNIDLDIDGFRKLARKLIDNFRPPSGQRNSKTFYNWETGEEQTAYYSILKASKSDPKFNTQYYTLDEEGLELIFATKEYFSEFQLSINQLLLRKQLEKGEFTGALRQIDEMMLSVENLRDRMTKIEHDVNINIISEKTYRRYSKLIEDINIRLTRENEEFDELQSFVKDTKENMKYEIKDEKDKKAYQLIIEIDKKLDKVHSEHRNLLKESLSLKTTALEAARESLYFMGLDAFNFKEEITKKFISIPLPLMASRQLISPFMCLGMYSSWSPIAVFDVQRIGADEDVQKVEGFYQPVDEAILNEYKEITMHNFKKIMECLLNLLQDGKQTTLKEVIDYMKINHQDILAERVFYDFWIILHQKSPILIDADEDNHVGLLKEATKLLIGRCERFEVVELDSELEINNRFKIKDMIIKLEETSNGI
- a CDS encoding Wadjet anti-phage system protein JetD domain-containing protein, coding for MENMILNLLKNYKKKKIFLIDIENALCGNIEYMDFANNMKELEDMGILIPIKSHGTNNKKIPLANTYRINRSYFRQDLIDEIASYQLKSNKNINLQAYFSLSDEMWQEDLPYIKMVESYLQSKGLPKEEVTSSERSYEVTGDEKWIDEKGGKELLERIGLLEKLKISPINDPLMFAINKNKISEMGEHIHLIVENRATFYALLEDIENTAFTSLTYGSGWKVLGGIGVFERQIGLMGQANKIYYFGDLDFEGISIWYELNKREPLQLATDFYESLLKKTCSYGKENQKPNRKAIDSFLLNFNEYDKRKIVSTLENGGYYPQEGLNKRELQVIWREIK
- a CDS encoding GIY-YIG nuclease family protein produces the protein MCYVYILKCADNTLYTGWTNDLDKRLNAHLSGRGAKYTRCRLPVELVYTEEYEDKRSAQKREYEIKQLTRKQKLQLIEQVNLT
- a CDS encoding DegV family protein, with protein sequence MKNYIIMTDSCSDLPRTYVEEKNIPYVSLICRFAGQEYMDDFGETLSHEVFYEGMRKGEMPSTSQPNVQAFYEIFKGIGEQGNDIIYISVSSALSGTNNTAHIARQMVLDEYLDARITIIDSLTGSMGQGLMVMKAIEMKENGHSFEDTVDYLENSKLNLNTYITVEDLSHLKRGGRISSTVAMVGTVFNIKPILTVNTEGKIVPVLKAKGRKNAINKIVDYVHKKIEFPEEQIIAISHGDALEEAERLRGLILKEITVKDVIINHMGPVIGSYGGTGALVVFFMGKPRQGHIIDVDLIRP
- a CDS encoding 5-formyltetrahydrofolate cyclo-ligase; amino-acid sequence: MDKVFIRKEMIKRREEISLAQKSHMDREILKRLLESKYYNNSNVIFTFVSFKKEVDTHNLIGQALKDGKKICVPRVINKKSGMVACYIDGLHSLTPGCMGILEPGENAVLANKDDMDLIIVPGLAFDRKGGRIGYGGGYYDKFLEELPGDIPKVAIAYDFQIIHDIPMHQHDIKVDLIITDKGIYYC